The window AGTAGGCGCTGAGCGAGTCGTCGTCCTCGCGTGCGAAGCGCCGGCCGTGCAGGTCGCGGTCCTCCTCGTACGCCATGAACGGCACGGAGTAGCCGCAGCTGTCGCGGATGCGCTCGGCGCGGACGACGATGACGGCGCGCAGGCCGTGCGGGGCGGGGTCGATGTCGGGGAAGCGGGCGAGGAGTCCGGCGAAGCGCGGATCGTCCCGGAAGACGGCCTCGCCCGTGCCGTGCACCCGCACGATGGTGGGCGGGCCCTGGAAGGCACACCACATGAGGGTGATCCGGCCGTTCTCGCGCAGGTGCGCGATCGTCTCCGCGTTGGACCCCGCGAAGTCCAGGTAGGCGACGGTGAGTTCGTCGAGGATCACGAACGACCCCCGCAGACCCTTGGGGGAGAGGTTGACCGTGCCGTCGGCGGACAGGGGCGCGGTCGCGGTGAAGAACAGGGGCTGAGCCTCGATGAACGTACGGAGGCGGCCGTCTATGCGCTCGTAAGTCTTTCCCATGGCTAACGATTATCGACGGAAACGCTTCGCCTGTCTAAGGAATCGGCTGTCCGGGGAATCGGGTGCGGGAACACGAATTCCGGGTGGATCCCCTGGCTGGGATCCACCCGGAACCGGATGCGCCGTGGCCGCCCCGGCCGGCGCGCGGGGCGGCCACGGCTCCTGGTGCCCTCAGGGGGCGCAGGAGGTCACTCGCCGGACGAACGGGTCATCGCGAGAGTGCGTGGACGGTACGGACTACTGGTTGAGCTGGCAGGGGGCGAGCTTCTCCAGGCCCTCGGGCTTGGCGGCGGCGCGGCCGATCGCGGTCTCGATGCGGTTCAGCGCGGCGACGCGCTTGTCCTCCAGCGGGCCGAGGATGGCGTTGTCGACGAAGTTGGCACCGCCCTGGCCGACCGTGTCGATCAGGCGCTGGTTGGCTTCGGCGATCTGGGTGTCGAGGAGGGCGAGGTTGCGGTCGACCTCGGCCTGCGCGGAGGCGGGGATCGCGGGGAGGCTTCCCTCGACCGCCGGGCAGGAGATGGCGCCCGCGGCACCCGCGTTGCCCGCGTCCTCGGCGCCCGCACCGTCCTCGGCGCCCGCACCGGCACCGGCCTCGGCACCCGCACCGGCCTGCTCACCGGCACCGGCGGCGCCGCCCTGGTCGAGCTGGCAGGGGGCGAGCTTCTCCAGGCCCTCGGGCTTGGCGGCGGCGCGGCCGATGGCCGTCTCGATGCGGTTCAGCGCGGCGACGCGCTTGTCCTCCAGCGGGCCGAGGATGGCGTTCTGGACGAAGTTGGCACCGCCCTGGCCGACCGTGTCGACGAGGCGCTGGTTGGCCTCCTGGATCTGGGTCTGCAGCTGGGCGAGGTTGCTGTCGACCTCGGCCTTGGCGGAGGCGGGGATCGCCGGGAGGCTTCCCTCGACCGCCGGGCAGGAGATGGTGCCGGGGGAAGCGGCCCCGGCGGCGTCCTGGCCGCCGTTGTTGGCACCCTCACCGGCGAGAGCGGAACCCGCGATGACCGCTCCGGAGAGCACGACCGCGGCGGCGCCGCCGATGATCCCTACGCGACGCTTGTTGTACTTCGGAAGAGCCCTGGACATGCGGATGCCTCACTCGGGTCGGGTGTGGTCGGTGTGAACTAACGCGGCGCCTGCGTTCGGTGAGAGTTACGAGCAAGCGGTTTCATTTGTTCAAAGCTTTCTCCGCATCTCCCAAAGTTCTCTCAGATTGACGATTCATGCAGAGTTCTGCATACTCATGCATGACAGCGAACAGTGTGCGGAGATCTAGGAGCAACGCGAGTGAGCAGCAACAGCGGTGACGTACGGCTCTGGGGCGCCCGTTTCGCCGACGGTCCCGCAGAGGCCCTGGCGAAGCTGTCCGCGTCGGTCCACTTCGACTGGCGCCTGGCCCCGTACGACATCGCGGGCTCCCGCGCCCACGCGCGCGTGCTGCACAAGGCGGGCCTGCTCACCGAGGACGAGCTGAGCCGGATGATCGCCGGCCTGGACCAGCTCGAAGCGGACGTGGCGTCGGGCGACTTCGTCGGCACCGTCGCCGACGAGGACGTGCACACCGCCCTGGAGCGCGGCCTCCTGGAGCGTCTGGGCCCCGACCTGGGCGGCAAGCTGCGCGCCGGCCGGTCCCGCAACGACCAGGTCGCGACCCTCTTCCGGATGTACCTGCGCGACCACGCCCGCACGGTCGGCGGCCTGATCGCCGACCTCCAGGACGCGCTGATCGGACTGGCGCAGGCCCACCCGGACGTGGCGATGCCCGGCCGTACGCACCTCCAGCACGCCCAGCCGGTCCTGTTCGCCCACCACGTCCTCGCCCATGTCCAGTCCCTCTCCCGGGACGCGGAGCGGCTGCGCCAGTGGGACGAGCGCACAGCCGTCTCCCCGTACGGCTCGGGCGCCCTCGCGGGCAGCAGCCTCGGTCTGGACCCCGAAGCGGTGGCGAAGGACCTGGGCTTCGAGAACGGCAGCTCCGCGAACTCCATCGACGGCACGGCCTCCCGTGACTTCGTCGCCGAGTTCGCCTTCATCACCGCGATGATCGGCGTGAACCTCTCCCGGATCGCGGAGGAGGTCATCATCTGGAACACGAAGGAGTTCTCCTTCGTGACCCTCCACGACGCGTTCTCGACGGGCTCGTCGATCATGCCGCAGAAGAAGAACCCGGACATCGCGGAGCTGGCCCGAGGCAAGTCCGGCCGCCTGATCGGCAACCTGACGGGCCTGATGGCGACGCTGAAGGCCCTGCCCCTGGCCTACAACCGCGACCTCCAGGAGGACAAGGAGCCGGTCTTCGACTCCATCGACCAGCTGGAGATCCTTCTCCCCGCCTTCACCGGCATGATGGCCACGCTCACCGTCCACCGTGAGCGCATGGAGGAACTGGCCCCCGCCGGCTTCTCCCTCGCCACCGACATCGCCGAGTGGCTCGTCAAGCAGGGCGTCCCGTTCCGTGTCGCCCACGAGGTCGCCGGCGAGTGCGTGAAGGTCGCCGAGTCGGAGAACAAGGAGCTGAACGATCTGACGGACGACCAGTTCGCCAAGATCTCCGCCCACCTGACCCCCGAGGTCCGCTCGGTCCTCGACGTCCCCGGTGCCCTCGCCTCCCGCAACGGCCGCGGCGGCACCGCCCCGAGCGCGGTGGCGGTCCAGCTGGCCGACATCAAGCGGGACGTGACGGCCCAGCACGCCTGGGCGACCGCCAAGAAGGGCTGATCGACCGCCCTGAACGGGCCGCAGGCCCGTGTAGGGCGCGGGGAACTGCGCGACACGCCACGACGAGGCCGCATCCGCCCAAGAGCCCGTGCTCCCGAGCTCTTGGGCGCCCGGGCTGCCCGAGCGGAGCGCAGCCGCGGGTTACGTTGGTCGGAAGCCCCAAGGATCCGACCGAACGGAGCCCGCGATGCCCTTCGCCCGACTGGCCGCAGCGACCACCCCCACCTGCCATCTCGGACTCGGCCTCGCCGCAGTCGCCCGCCCCGGTTACATCAACCTCGGCCGCGACGCCGACCTCGGCGAGAACCGCACGGTCGACGCCCTGCGCACCCGCACCCACGAACTCCTCGACGCCGCCTACGCCCAGGGCGTCCGCTACTTCGACGTGGCCCGCTCGTACGGCCGCTCGGAGGAGTTCCTCGCCGACTGGCTGACGTCCCGCCCCGGCCTCGACGACATCGTCGTCGGCAGCAAATGGGGCTACACCTACACCGCCGACTGGACCACGGACGCCGAGCGGCACGAGGTCAAGGACCACAGCCTCCCCACGTACGAGCGACAGCGCGCCGAGAGCGCCGAACTGCTCGGCGACCGGCTCGACCTCTACCAGATCCACTCGGTGACCCCGGACAGCCCGGCCCTCACCGACAAGGAACTCCACGCCCGGCTGGCACAGGCCGCCGCCGAGGGCGTCACCATCGGCTTCTCCACCAGCGGCCCGGCCCAGGCGGAGGCCATCCGCACCGCCCTCGCCGTGACCGTGGACGGCGAACCCCTCTTCCGTACGGTCCAGTCGACGTACAACGCGCTGGAGACCTCCGCCGCGCCCGCCCTCGCCGAGGCGCACGACGCGGGTCTCACCGTGATCGTCAAGGAGGGCATGGCGAACGGCCGTCTGGCCGGCCCGCACGCCCCCGGGGCGCTCAGGGCCGTCGCCGAACAGACGGGACTCGGCTGCGACGCCGTCGCCCTGGCGGTGGTCCTGCGACAGCCGTGGGCCGGTGTCGTCCTCTCCGGCGCCGCCACCACCGGCCAGCTCGCCTCCAACCTGCACGCCGCGGTCGTCGACCTCGACGACGAACAGCTGACCGGCCTCGCCGACCTGGCCGAGGACCCGCGTACCTACTGGGAGAAGCGCGGACAGCTGCCCTGGCACTGACGGTCCCCCGCGGTACCCGCGCCATGAGACAGCCATGCCCCAGGTGAGACATGAATGTCCCACCTGGGTTATGGTTGTCTCATGGCCGTCGATCGTGAACACGTGCTGCGCAGCGCAGCCGCCCTGCTGACCCGCAAGTCCACCGCGACGATGGACGAGGTCGCGAAGGCCGCCGGGATCAGCCGCGCCACGCTGCACCGCCACTTCGCCGGGCGCGACGCGCTGGTACGGGCGCTGGAGGCGCTCGGCATCGCGGAGTGCGAGGCCGCGCTGGACGCGGCCCGCCCGACCGAGGGCCCGGCGCGCGAGGCCGTACGACGGCTGGTGCGGGAAATCGAGCCCGCCGCCGGCCTCCTCGCCTTCCTCTACACCGAGGCCCAGCTGTTCGAGGGCGAGCAGCAGCACGAGGGCTGGTCCCGGATCGACGACCGCATCGCGGCCCTCTTCAAACGCGGCCAGGCGGCGGGCGAGTTCCGTATCGACCTCACCCCGGCCTGGCTCACCGAGGCGCTGTACGGCCTGCTGGCCTCCGGCGCCTGGGCGGTCGCGGAAGGCCGTGTGGCCGCCAAGGACTTCACCTACATGACCGCCGAGCTGCTGCTCGGCGGCGCACTGCGTCATCCCGAACAACCGAGAGAGGAATCATGACCAGCACCCTGCGGCCGGCGCGCACCACGGAGACGGAGAAGAGGCCGGGCCGCTGGCTCGCGCTCTCCGTCCTCGTGCTCGCCGTGCTGCTGGTGGCCGTCGACGCGACCGTCCTCGGTCTCGCGACCCCCTACATCAGCGAGGACCTGCAGCCGTCGGGCACCCAGCTGCTGTGGATCGGTGACGTCTACTCGTTCGTCATCGCGGGCCTGCTCGTCTCGGCCGGCAGCCTCGGCGACCGCATCGGCCGCAAGAAGCTGCTGCTCATAGGGGCCACGGCGTTCGGCGCGATATCCGTGCTCAACGCCTATGCGACGACGCCCGAGATGATGATCGTCGCGCGGGCCCTGCTCGGTGTCGCGGGCGCCACCCTGATGCCCGCCACCCTCGCCCTGATCCGCAACCTCTTCGACGACCCGCGCGAGCGCAGCCTCGCCATCGGCATCTGGGGCGCCACGGCGTCCGCCGGCACGGCGGTCGGCCCGGTCGTCGGCGGGTTCCTGCTGGAGCACTTCTGGTGGGGTTCGGTCTTCCTGATCAACCTGCCGGTGATGGCGGTCCTCGTCCTCGTCGGCGTCAAGCTGCTCCCCGAGTCCCGTCACCCGAGCCCCGGCCCCTGGGACATGCTCAGCGTCGGCCTGTCGCTGGCCGGCATGCTCGGTGTCGTGTACGCGGTCAAGGAGACCGCCACCCACGGCCTCGACGGCAACGCGCTCGCCGCGGGCCTCCTCGGCCTCGCCGGACTGTTCTTCTTCGTGCGCCGTCAGCTGACGCTTCCGCACCCGCTGCTGGACATGCGCCTGTTCCGCAACCGGGGCTTCTCCGGGGCGGTCCTGGCCGACCTGCTGACCATTCTGGGCCTCTCCGGCCTGGTTTTCTTCCTCTCGCAGTTCCTGCAACTCGTCCAGGGCCGGGGCCCGTTGGAGGCGGGTCTCGCGGAGCTGCCGGCGGCCGTCGGCGCGGTGGTCGCGGGCCTGATCGCCGGAACCGCCGCCCGCCGCTTCTCGGTCCGTTCGGTGGTCGCGGGCGGTCTGGCGGCCATCGGCGTGGCCCTCGCCCTGCTCACCCTGGTCGACCGGACCACCGGCTACCCCCTGATCGGGGCAGCGTTGCTGATCGTCGGCGTCGGCGCGGGCTTCTCCTTCACCGTGACCGCCGACGTCATCCTCTCCAGCGTCCCCAAGGAACAGGCGGGCGCGGCCTCGGCCGTCTCGGAGACGGCGTACGAGTTGGGCGCGGCCCTCGGCATCGCGGTCCTGGGCTCGATCGTGACGGGCGTCTACCGCGACTTCCCGGCCCCGCCCGGCACCCCGGCCGAGGCCCACGAGTCGCTGGGCGGAGCGGTGGAGGCGGCGCGGACCATGCCGCCGAACACGGCACACGACATGCTCACCTCGGCCCAGGACGCCTTCGTCGACGGCCTGACCATCGCCGCAGCCGCAGGAGCGACGGTACTCCTGGCAACAGCAGCCACAGCCTGGTTCCTCCTACACACCCAACACCTGGACAACACCCCCTGAACCCACACGCCCACCCCAACCCCCCGCCCCGCCAGGGGCGCGGGGAACGGCGCGCCAAGCCCTCACGAACCCGCACCCGGCAAACGAGGGGAGCACCCCCTCAGGGGCGCGAGGAACGGCGCGACAAGCCCCCACTCACCCGCACCCGACAAACGACCGATCCACCTCAGGGGCGCGAGGAACGGCGCGACAAGCCCCCACTCACCCGCACCCGACAAACGACCGATCCACCCCAGGGGCGCGGGGAACGGCGCGACAAGCCCCCACTCACCCGCACCCGCACACGCCCCCGAGCCCCCAACCCCTCACCGCCGAACCAGCGGAGCTACGCCGCTTCCTTGGCCTTCGACGCGTACATATCCACATACTCCTGCCCCGACAACCGCATGACCTCAGCCATCACAGAATCGGTCACCGCCCGCAGCACATACCGATCCCGGTCCATCCCCTCGTACCGGGAGAACTCCATCGCCTCACCGAACCGCACCGTCACCCGATGCGGCCGCGGCACCCCCGCCCCACCCGGCTGGATCTTGTCCGTCCCGATCATCGCGAAGGGGACGACCGGCGCCCCGGTCATCAACGTCAGCCGGGCGATGCCCGTACGCCCCCGGTACAGACGGCCGTCGGGCGACCGCGTCCCCTCGGGGTAGATGCCGAACATCCGGCCCTCGTCCAGCACCCGCCGTCCGGTCATCAGTGCGGCCACACCGCCACGGCCGCCGTCACGGTCGACGGGGATCATGCCGACACCGGTGAAGAACCAAGCCATCAGACGGCCCTTGATCCCCTTGCCCGTGACGTACTCGTCCTTGCCGATGAAGACGACCTGCCGGTCGCAGACCAGCGGCAGGATCATCGAGTCGATGAAGGTCAGGTGGTTGCCGGCGAGGATCACCGGACCGTCTCCCGGAATGTGCTCGGCGCCCTCCACCCGGGGGCGGAACATCAGGCGCATGATCGGTCCGAGCACTGCCTTGATGAGCGCGAAGCGGGACAACAGGCCCTCCCATGTCAAGCGTTCCGGTACAAGTATGTGCAGGTGAGGACGATACTCCCGGTTCCGGGGCCGGCGCACACCGGGTTCACCGAGTGGATACCAAGTGTTGACGCTGTTTTACCTGCGGTGACGCGCGGGTGGCGGCCTGTCACCGGCCGGAAACATGTGACGGACATCGCGACCCCGATCCGACAGCCCGTCACATCACGCCGCTCGCGCGACACAAGGCGTCTTCCGCGTGTTCCGTCCCAGGTCTCCCGGCGGTCACCTCCGGACACCTACGATCGTCCCGCTTTGACAGGTGCAGGGCATCACGGTGGAGGAGCCGGTCATGGGGACGCAGGAGTCGCGACAGTCGCAGGACCCGAACGAGCAGGGACGCGGAGCGGGCCGACGGGCACTGCTCGGCGCCGCGATGCTCGGCGCGGGCGGAGCGGTCCTCGGACTGCCGGCCACGGCCGCGGCCGGTGAGGCCGCGTCGGGCACGAAGTCGGGCGGCGGGTACCGCAGACTCCCCGTGCCGACGATCATCGCGCACCGCGGGGCCAGCGGCTACCGCCCGGAACACACGCTCGGCTCGTACCAGCTGGCCCTCGACATGGGCGCGCACGTCATCGAGCAGGACCTCGTGCCCACCAAGGACGGCCACCTCGTCTGCCGTCACGAGAACGACATCACCGGCACGACCGACGTGTCGGCGCACCCCGAGTTCGCCGACCGGAAGGCCACGAAGGTCGTCGACGGCGTCACCTACACCGGCTGGTTCACCGAGGACTTCACGCTCGCCGAGCTGAAGACCCTGCGCGCCAAGGAGCGCATCCCGGGCAACCGCCAGGAGAACACCCTCTACGACGGCCGCTGGGAGATCCCCACCTTCGAGGAGGTGCTGCGCTGGGCCGACAAGGAGGGCAGGAAGCGGGGCGAACGGGTCTGGCTGCACGTCGAGACCAAGCACCCCACCTACTTCCGCAAGCTGGGCCTCGGCCTGGAGGAGCCGCTCGCCAAGCTGCTGCGCAAGTACGACCGGCACAAGAAGAACGCGCCGGTCTTCCTGCAGTCGTTCGAGCCGAGCAGCATCCAGCGCCTGAACGACCTGGTCGACAGCCCCCTCGTCGTCCTGCTCTCCGGCGCCGCCACCCGTCCCTGGGACTTCGTCGAGGCCGGCGACCCGCGCACCGTCGCCGACCTGGTCAAGCCGGCCGGGCTCGCCTGGATCGCCTCGTTCGCGAACGGCATCGGCCCCACGCTCGACCTGATCATCCCGCGCGACGCGGGCGGCAACCTGACCACGCCGACCACCCTCGTCGCGGACGCGCACGCCAAGAACCTGATCCTGCACCCCTACACCATGCGTAACGAGAACACCTTCCTCCCCGCGAACTTCCGCAGGGGCACGGACCCCAACGCCTACGGCGACGCCTTCGGCGCGTTCAAGGTGTACTTCGACACCGGCATCGACGGCATCTTCACCGACAACGCCGACACCGGCCTGCTGGCCCGCGCGGACTTCGTCGGCGACTGACGACCGCCCGACGGGCCGGGCCGTCAACGTCCGAGCCGTCGGCCCCGATTGGGGTGATTCCCGTCCGCCCCGGCAACCCCTGCCGGGGCGGCGTCGTCCCGGGGCATATGACACACGACATGCTCACCACCCTCCGCCCCCTGCTGGTCGCGGAGGTGTCGGCCGAGGCCGACGCGGCCGGCACCGAGGCGGGGGACCTGGAACAGGCGGTCTGGCTGCGCCTGCTGGAACGGATCGACGCCGACGGCCCGCCCGCCGACCCCGAGGGCTGGCTGCGCAGCGCCGTCCGCTTCGAGGCCCGCCTCAGCCGCCGTACGGCCCGGCGCGAACTGCCCTACAGCGCCGAACCCGCCGACGAGCACGCACCCGGCCCCGAACAGCAGGCCCTGACGGCCGCCCGCCGCCGCGCGCTGTACGCGGCCGTACGCCGGCTCCCGGGCCGGTGCCCCCGGCTGCTCGCGGCCCTGCTGTCCCCGAAGGACCTCACCTACCGCGAGATCGCGGGCGAGTTGGGTATCTCACAGGGCAGCCTGGGTCCGGAACGTTCCAGATGTCTGGGATGTCTTCGACGATTGCTGTCCGCGGAGGTTGCGGCGCACGAACCACGGGGATAGGAGTGAAGGACATCGGGTGAGCAGGTGAGCGGGAGGCGTGCACACATGGGCATGAGCGTGACCATCTCGGTGGCGACCGAGCAGGACGCCGAGCAGATCTTCAGGCTGCAGTACCTGTGCTTCCAGGGCGAGGCGGCCCTGTACGGCAACTACCGCATCGATCCGCTCGTCCAGAGCCTCGACTCCGTCCGCGAGGAGGTCGCCGCGGACTGTGTGTTCGTGGCCAGGCTGGGTGACGAAGTGGTCGGCTCCGTGCGCGGCGCCCTCGGCGCCGACGGCACCGCGGCCATCGGCAAGCTCTGCGTCCACCCGCGTCTCCAGGGCCACGGCATCGGCGCACGGCTCCTGCGCGCCGCCGAGTCCGCCCTCGCCGAGGAGCACGGCGCCACCAGGTTCCGCCTCAGCGCGGGCCGGCGCAGCGAGGGCAACCTCCGGTTGTACCGCCGGGTCGGCTACGAGACCGTGGGCACCAGCCAGGGCCGGGACGGCGTACCGATGGTGGTGCTGGAGAAGCCCGCGGCGGCGTACGCGACGACGGCCTAGAGCCGGGGCGCGCCCGACGCGCCCTCGGTGGGGCCCGAAGATCCGCACGACGAGCCACGACGGAAACCTCGGTCGCCTGACGACGAGACCCTCAGGCGGCCTGCCCCTGTCGCGCGCTCTTGCGCAGCCAGTACATCGCCGTGACCGGCAGGATCACGGGGATGAACAGGTATCCGATCCCGTAGTCCGACCACACGGTCTTGTCGGGGAACGCCGACGGCTCGACCAGCGTCCATGTCCCGACGACGAGGACGCCGGCCAGTTCGACCGCGCAGCAGATCCGCGCGGCCCGCCGGGCGAACTCCCCGCCCCGCACCAGCGAGTACGTGATGAACCCGTACACGACACCGGCCACCGCGGACAGCGTGTAGGCGAGCGGCGCGTGCTCGAACTCGGTGGAGATCTGCACGGCGGAGCGGGACACGGCCCCGACGACCATCACGCCGTAGAGCCAGACCAGCAGCATTCCCGGCCCGCTGATGAGCCGCGTCCGCCTGGTGTCCCGCGGTACGTCGTCCGTGGCGGTCACGTCAGCCTCCCCAGATGTCGTAGAGCCGCACCTGCAGCACGGCGAGCACCACGCCGCCGGCCGCGACGGTCACGCTGCCCCAGCGGGTGCGCTCCGCCAGGGACATGAACCCGGTGACCGGGACGCAGGCGAACGCCCCGAGCAGATAGGAGACGAAGATCGTGGTCCCCTGCTCCGGCTTCTCCCCGCGCGCCAACTGCACGATGCCGACGACCAGTTGCACCAGGGCCAGCACCGACACCGCGGCCATGCCGATGAAGTGCCAGTCCTTGGTCGGCTGATCGCGGTACGCGGCCCAGCCGCACCAGGCGGCGAGCAGAAGGGCGGCGACGGCGGTCGTCACCGTCAGGGGAACAAGCATGCCGCGACCCTATTACGGCCCAAAACCCCGCCGCGCCCGGCCCCGGCCCGTGAAACCCGAAGGCCGCGGATCGTGGCCTTGGCCACAACGGCCGTTGCCCACGCAGCGGACACCACCCCATCGCACCTGCGGAGATGCCTCCCTGGGCTGTCCGCATTGCGGACAGCCCGCTCTCACCTGCCGCATACATCTGTTTTACTGATCTCATGACCACGACGAGCTGCCGCACCCTTGCGACCGAGGCGACGATGACGCCCGGTGCTCGTTGTATGTGTCGAATGTGCGCCTAGTAGAAGGCCCCGCACGCCCTCGCGCGTGACGGACCGAGCCCCACGCGCATGTTCTCCCCCGGTTCCCTCGCCACCGCGAGAACCGTGTCGCGTCCCTGACAGCCTGCACCCGTGCCCGGGCACACCCACGCCCCCGCACACGACAGTGACGGAAATCCAGTGATCACCACATCGGGCCTGACCAAGGTCTACCGCGGTCGCGGCCGTGAGACGACCGCCCTCGACGGCGTCGATCTCCATGTACGCGAGGGCGAGGTGTACGGCGTGATCGGCCAGTCCGGCGCCGGCAAGTCCTCGCTGATCCGCTGCGTCAACCTCCTCGAACGCCCCACCTCCGGAACCGTGACCGTCGCGGGCCGGGACCTGACCGCCCTGGCCGGCCGCGGCCCCCGCGCCGGCCGGGAACTCCGCCGGGCGCGCGGCCGTATCGGCATGGTCTTCCAGCACTTCAACCTGCTGTCCACCCGCACGGTCCAGGACAACATCGAGCTGCCGCTCGACATCCTCGGCAGGTCCGGCAAGGAGCGGTCCCGCAAGGCCCTGGAACTGCTCGACCTCGTCGGCCTGGCCGACAAGGCCAAGGCATACCCGGCCCAGCTCTCCGGCGGCCAGAAGCAGCGCGTCGGCATCGCCCGCGCGCTGGCCGGTGACCCCGAGGTGCTCCTCTCCGACGAGGCCACCAGCGCCCTCGACCCCGAGACCACCCGCTCGATCCTGGCCCTGCTGCGCGACCTGAACCGCCGGCTCGGCCTGACCGTCCTGCTCATCACGCACGAGATGGACGTCGTCAAGACCGTCTGCGACTCGGCCGCCCTCATGGAGAAGGGCCGGATCGTGGAGTCCGGCACGGTCGGCGAGCTGCTCGCCACCCCCGGCTCCGCCCTGGCCGCCGCCCTCTTCCCGGTGGGCGGCGAGGCCACCGGCGAGGACCGCACGGTCGTCGACGTCACCTTCCAGGGCGAGGCCGCGACCCAGCCGGTCGTCTCCCGCCTGTCCCGCACGTACAACATCGACATCTCGATCCTCGGCGCCGCCATCGACACCGTCGGCGGCCTCCAGATCGGCCGGATGCGCCTGGAACTGCCCGGACGCTACGAGGACAACGTCGTCCCCCTCGGTTTCCTGCGCGAGCAGGGCCTGCGCGTCGACGTGGTCGGCCGGGACGCCCAGGCCTCCACGCCGGTGCAGGGGGGTGCCAAGTGACCTGGGACGAGATGCGGCCCCTACTGGAACAGGCGTGCGGGGACACCTTCTACATGGTCGGCTGGTCCACGCTCATCGCGGTCGTCGGCGGACTCCCGCTCGGCATCCTGCTCGTCCTCACGGACCGGGACGGGCTGCTGCGCAACGTCCTCGCCAACAAGGTCATCGGGCAGATCGTGAACGTCGCCCGCTCGATGCCCTTCATCATCCTGATGGTCGCGCTGATGGGCTTCACCCGCTGGGTCACCGGCTCGACCATCGGCCGTGAGGCCGCCATCGTGCCGCTCGCCATCGGCGCGATCCCGTTCTTCGCGCGTCTGGTCGAGACGGCGGTCCGCGAAGTGGACCACGGGCTCGTCGAAGCCGTGCAGGCCATGGGCGGCAACACCTGGACCGTCGTCCGCCGGGTCCTCGTCCCCGAGTCCCTGCCGTCGCTGATCTCCTCGGCCACCACGACCGTCGTCGCCCTCATCGGCTACTCCGCCATGGCCGGCACCGTCGGCGCGGGCGGCCTCGGCGACATCGCCATCCGGTACGGCTACCAGCGCTTCGAGACCGAACTGATGTGGATCACCGTGGCGGTCCTCGCGGTCGTCATCTCCGCCGTCCAGTTCGCCGGCGACTACGCGGCCCGCGCCCTGCACCGGCGCGGCGGGCGGTCCTCGGCCG is drawn from Streptomyces bottropensis ATCC 25435 and contains these coding sequences:
- a CDS encoding RNA polymerase sigma factor; protein product: MTHDMLTTLRPLLVAEVSAEADAAGTEAGDLEQAVWLRLLERIDADGPPADPEGWLRSAVRFEARLSRRTARRELPYSAEPADEHAPGPEQQALTAARRRALYAAVRRLPGRCPRLLAALLSPKDLTYREIAGELGISQGSLGPERSRCLGCLRRLLSAEVAAHEPRG
- a CDS encoding GNAT family N-acetyltransferase, giving the protein MGMSVTISVATEQDAEQIFRLQYLCFQGEAALYGNYRIDPLVQSLDSVREEVAADCVFVARLGDEVVGSVRGALGADGTAAIGKLCVHPRLQGHGIGARLLRAAESALAEEHGATRFRLSAGRRSEGNLRLYRRVGYETVGTSQGRDGVPMVVLEKPAAAYATTA
- a CDS encoding methionine ABC transporter ATP-binding protein codes for the protein MITTSGLTKVYRGRGRETTALDGVDLHVREGEVYGVIGQSGAGKSSLIRCVNLLERPTSGTVTVAGRDLTALAGRGPRAGRELRRARGRIGMVFQHFNLLSTRTVQDNIELPLDILGRSGKERSRKALELLDLVGLADKAKAYPAQLSGGQKQRVGIARALAGDPEVLLSDEATSALDPETTRSILALLRDLNRRLGLTVLLITHEMDVVKTVCDSAALMEKGRIVESGTVGELLATPGSALAAALFPVGGEATGEDRTVVDVTFQGEAATQPVVSRLSRTYNIDISILGAAIDTVGGLQIGRMRLELPGRYEDNVVPLGFLREQGLRVDVVGRDAQASTPVQGGAK
- a CDS encoding methionine ABC transporter permease, with the translated sequence MTWDEMRPLLEQACGDTFYMVGWSTLIAVVGGLPLGILLVLTDRDGLLRNVLANKVIGQIVNVARSMPFIILMVALMGFTRWVTGSTIGREAAIVPLAIGAIPFFARLVETAVREVDHGLVEAVQAMGGNTWTVVRRVLVPESLPSLISSATTTVVALIGYSAMAGTVGAGGLGDIAIRYGYQRFETELMWITVAVLAVVISAVQFAGDYAARALHRRGGRSSAAPVLRLLRTGAATTEGTKA